A section of the Sebastes fasciatus isolate fSebFas1 chromosome 21, fSebFas1.pri, whole genome shotgun sequence genome encodes:
- the nsmaf gene encoding protein FAN isoform X3, protein MLTQILEFGQTPKQLFTIPHPQRITPRFHNITRSPSSNSPISELSPASQSEDSSFEDLTEESRKLAWANMGNLKPISSHKIHKEAVTGIAVTRDGAAIFSTSQDSTLKMFSKELTDFQRSMSFSNMALSSCLMLADGKTVVCSSWDNNVYFYSIPYGRRQDTLMGHDDAVSQVCWFDDRLYTASWDSTVKVWQCVSDSSSRNKRSQFQLLAELEHDAGVNTIGLSPAGTLLASGCKDGTVTIWDTSSYGTLQQIHCHTGTIHHMAFSPDSRHILSVGADSCMKVIDVQTGMVISSVKAEEEQRCFCWDGSSVLCGGQSGVLLLWDLLSNTVTQRIPAHSGAVTAMWMSELCSTVITGGEDRQIILWKLQS, encoded by the exons ATGCTGACACAGATCCTGGAGTTCGGCCAGACGCCCAAACAGCTGTTCACCATCCCTCACCCTCAGAGGATCACACCGAGGTTTCATAACATAACTCGAAGCCCCAGCAGCAACTCGCCAATCAGTGAACTGTCTCCAG CCTCTCAGAGTGAGGACTCATCCTTTGAAGACCTGACCGAGGAGAGCAGGAAGTTAGCCTGGGCGAACATGGGAAATCTGAAACCCATCTCCAGCCACAAGATCCATAAAGA GGCTGTGACGGGCATCGCTGTGACTCGAGATGGAGCAGCTATTTTCTCCACTTCCCAAG ACTcaacacttaaaatgttttccaaaGAGTTGACGGACTTCCAGAGAAGCATGTCCTTCTCTAACATG GCATTATCATCATGTCTGATGCTGGCAGATGGTAAAACCGTGGTGTGTTCTTCCTGGGACAACAATGT TTATTTCTACTCCATCCCGTACGGCAGGCGGCAGGACACTCTGATGGGTCATGATGATGCCGTCAGTCAAGTGTGTTGGTTTGATGACCGGCTGTACACAGCGTCCTGGGATTCCACCGTCAAG GTGTGGCAGTGCGTTTCTGATAGCTCATCCAGGAACAAGAGATCCCAGTTTCAGTTACTGGCCGAGTTGGAACATGACGCTGGG GTGAACACCATTGGTCTGAGTCCAGCGGGGACTCTGCTGGCGTCTGGCTGTAAAGACGGGACCGTCACCATCTGGGACACCAGCAGCTACGGGACACTGCAGCAAATCCACTGCCACACTGGGACCATCCACCACATGGCATTTAGTCCTG ATAGCCGACACATCCTCAGCGTTGGCGCCGACTCCTGTATGAAGGTGATTGACGTCCAGACGGGAATGGTGATCTCGTCTGTGAAagctgaggaggagcagag GTGTTTCTGCTGGGACGGGAGCTCAGTGCTGTGTGGGGGACAGTCTGGTGTCCTCCTGCTGTGGGACCTGCTCAGCAATACAGTCACCCAGAGGATCCCTGCACACTCAG GTGCTGTCACAGCTATGTGGATGAGTGAGCTGTGCTCCACGGTGATCACAGGCGGAGAGGACAGGCAGATTATCCTCTGGAAGCTCCAGAGTTAA
- the nsmaf gene encoding protein FAN isoform X2, which produces MTTSSKKERKVRGSFKVCSRSVIFDPEDLAEPILKIPLRDCKKIEFVERENNPFNEPRPSSISILCAQVIYIKESNVIAPYRNERGTKKVTFQLEGWSKTEDVVQTLLQLHRASCLEKLGDQTAMIAANLQSRLARSSFDKNCFQSVAEKPHMECAVEMVMPLVSNPGHVCITDESLYFQPLNGYPEQVIQIKLHSVRRIYKRRHGLRPLGLEVFCTENDFCSDIYLKFYNTADRDEVYYYIATFLENHVTEHTAESYMLQWQRGHLSNYQYLLHLNNLADRSCNDLSQYPVFPWVIADYTSAQLDMTNAATFRDLGKPVGALNKERLDRLLARYRGMPDPRFIYGSHYSSPGYVLFYLVRVAPEHMLCLQNGRYDHADRMFNSICDTWKNCLEGATDFKELTPEFYGNDYSFLENKQSLELGRRQNGSLVGEVVLPPWASDSSDFLQKHKTALESQYVSEHLHEWIDLVFGFKQRGSEAVAAHNVFHPLTYEGGIDCDSIEDPDQRIAMLTQILEFGQTPKQLFTIPHPQRITPRFHNITRSPSSNSPISELSPASQSEDSSFEDLTEESRKLAWANMGNLKPISSHKIHKEAVTGIAVTRDGAAIFSTSQDSTLKMFSKELTDFQRSMSFSNMALSSCLMLADGKTVVCSSWDNNVYFYSIPYGRRQDTLMGHDDAVSQVCWFDDRLYTASWDSTVKVWQCVSDSSSRNKRSQFQLLAELEHDAGVNTIGLSPAGTLLASGCKDGTVTIWDTSSYGTLQQIHCHTGTIHHMAFSPDSRHILSVGADSCMKVIDVQTGMVISSVKAEEEQRCFCWDGSSVLCGGQSGVLLLWDLLSNTVTQRIPAHSGAVTAMWMSELCSTVITGGEDRQIILWKLQS; this is translated from the exons ATGACAACCAGTTCAAAAAAGGAAAG AAAAGTCAGAGGCTCATTCAAGGTCTGTTCCAGATCTGTCATATTTGATCCAGAGGATCTAGCAGAGCCAATTTTAAAg ATTCCTCTTCGAGACTGTAAGAAGATTGAGtttgtggagagagagaacaacccTTTCAATGA ACCGAGGCCATCTAGCATCTCTATTTTATGTGCACAG GTTATTTACATCAAAGAGAGCAACGTCATAGCACCTTACAGAAATGAAAGG GGGACAAAGAAAGTGACTTTTCAGTTGGAAGGTTGGAGTAAAACAGAAGATGTCGTTCAGACATTACTTCAG CTCCACAGGGCGTCCTGTCTGGAAAAGCTTGGAGACCAGACTGCAATG ATTGCAGCCAATTTACAATCCCGACTGGCGAGGTCATCTTTTGACAAAAATTG CTTTCAGAGTGTTGCTGAGAAGCCTCACATGGAGTGTGCGGTGGAGATGGTCATGCCTCTGGTGTCCAATCCGGGCCACGTCTGCATAACGGATGAAAGCCTCTACTTCCAGCCTCTCAATGGATATCCG GAACAGGTCATTCAAATCAAACTCCACAGTGTCAGGAGAATCTACAAAAGACGGCATGGACTCAGACCTCTG GGTCTCGAGGTGTTCTGTACTGAGAATGATTTCTGCTCCGACATCTACCTGAAGTTTTACAACACGGCTGACAGGGATGAAGTCTACTACTACATCGCTACTTTCCTGG AGAACCACGTGACGGAGCACACAGCAGAGAGTTACATGCTGCAGTGGCAGCGCGGCCATCTGAGCAACTACCAGTATCTTCTTCACCTCAACAACCTGGCTGACCGCAGCTGCAACGACCTCTCCCAGTATCCCGTCTTCCCCTGGGTCATCGCTGACTACACCAGCGCGCAGTTGG ATATGACCAACGCCGCCACATTCAGGGACCTGGGCAAACCTGTGGGAGCTCTAAACAAAGAGCGACTCGACCGACTGCTG GCTCGCTACAGAGGCATGCCTGATCCTCGCTTCATTTACGGCAGTCACTACTCCTCTCCAGGCTACGTCCTCTTCTACCTGGTCAGAGTGG CTCCAGAGCACATGCTGTGTCTCCAGAATGGCCGCTATGACCATGCAGATCGCATGTTTAATAG CATATGTGATACATGGAAAAACTGCTTAGAGGGGgcaactgacttcaaagag TTGACTCCAGAGTTTTATGGGAATGACTACAGCTtcctggaaaacaaacaaagtcttGAATTGGGCAGAAGGCAGAACGGAAGCTTAGTCGGCGAGGTTGTTCTCCCCCCGTGGGCTTCAG ACAGCAGTGATTTTCTACAAAAGCACAAGACAGCACTGGAGAGTCAGTATGTGTCGGAGCACCTTCATGAGTGGATTGACCTGGTGTTTGGCTTTAAACAGAGAGGCAGTGAAGCTGTCGCAGCCCATAATG TGTTTCACCCACTGACCTATGAAGGAGGCATCGACTGCGATAG CATCGAGGACCCTGACCAGAGAATCGCCATGCTGACACAGATCCTGGAGTTCGGCCAGACGCCCAAACAGCTGTTCACCATCCCTCACCCTCAGAGGATCACACCGAGGTTTCATAACATAACTCGAAGCCCCAGCAGCAACTCGCCAATCAGTGAACTGTCTCCAG CCTCTCAGAGTGAGGACTCATCCTTTGAAGACCTGACCGAGGAGAGCAGGAAGTTAGCCTGGGCGAACATGGGAAATCTGAAACCCATCTCCAGCCACAAGATCCATAAAGA GGCTGTGACGGGCATCGCTGTGACTCGAGATGGAGCAGCTATTTTCTCCACTTCCCAAG ACTcaacacttaaaatgttttccaaaGAGTTGACGGACTTCCAGAGAAGCATGTCCTTCTCTAACATG GCATTATCATCATGTCTGATGCTGGCAGATGGTAAAACCGTGGTGTGTTCTTCCTGGGACAACAATGT TTATTTCTACTCCATCCCGTACGGCAGGCGGCAGGACACTCTGATGGGTCATGATGATGCCGTCAGTCAAGTGTGTTGGTTTGATGACCGGCTGTACACAGCGTCCTGGGATTCCACCGTCAAG GTGTGGCAGTGCGTTTCTGATAGCTCATCCAGGAACAAGAGATCCCAGTTTCAGTTACTGGCCGAGTTGGAACATGACGCTGGG GTGAACACCATTGGTCTGAGTCCAGCGGGGACTCTGCTGGCGTCTGGCTGTAAAGACGGGACCGTCACCATCTGGGACACCAGCAGCTACGGGACACTGCAGCAAATCCACTGCCACACTGGGACCATCCACCACATGGCATTTAGTCCTG ATAGCCGACACATCCTCAGCGTTGGCGCCGACTCCTGTATGAAGGTGATTGACGTCCAGACGGGAATGGTGATCTCGTCTGTGAAagctgaggaggagcagag GTGTTTCTGCTGGGACGGGAGCTCAGTGCTGTGTGGGGGACAGTCTGGTGTCCTCCTGCTGTGGGACCTGCTCAGCAATACAGTCACCCAGAGGATCCCTGCACACTCAG GTGCTGTCACAGCTATGTGGATGAGTGAGCTGTGCTCCACGGTGATCACAGGCGGAGAGGACAGGCAGATTATCCTCTGGAAGCTCCAGAGTTAA
- the nsmaf gene encoding protein FAN isoform X1, producing the protein MAFLKTQERTKERFSLLLLDLEEYYFEQHTAYHMTTSSKKERKVRGSFKVCSRSVIFDPEDLAEPILKIPLRDCKKIEFVERENNPFNEPRPSSISILCAQVIYIKESNVIAPYRNERGTKKVTFQLEGWSKTEDVVQTLLQLHRASCLEKLGDQTAMIAANLQSRLARSSFDKNCFQSVAEKPHMECAVEMVMPLVSNPGHVCITDESLYFQPLNGYPEQVIQIKLHSVRRIYKRRHGLRPLGLEVFCTENDFCSDIYLKFYNTADRDEVYYYIATFLENHVTEHTAESYMLQWQRGHLSNYQYLLHLNNLADRSCNDLSQYPVFPWVIADYTSAQLDMTNAATFRDLGKPVGALNKERLDRLLARYRGMPDPRFIYGSHYSSPGYVLFYLVRVAPEHMLCLQNGRYDHADRMFNSICDTWKNCLEGATDFKELTPEFYGNDYSFLENKQSLELGRRQNGSLVGEVVLPPWASDSSDFLQKHKTALESQYVSEHLHEWIDLVFGFKQRGSEAVAAHNVFHPLTYEGGIDCDSIEDPDQRIAMLTQILEFGQTPKQLFTIPHPQRITPRFHNITRSPSSNSPISELSPASQSEDSSFEDLTEESRKLAWANMGNLKPISSHKIHKEAVTGIAVTRDGAAIFSTSQDSTLKMFSKELTDFQRSMSFSNMALSSCLMLADGKTVVCSSWDNNVYFYSIPYGRRQDTLMGHDDAVSQVCWFDDRLYTASWDSTVKVWQCVSDSSSRNKRSQFQLLAELEHDAGVNTIGLSPAGTLLASGCKDGTVTIWDTSSYGTLQQIHCHTGTIHHMAFSPDSRHILSVGADSCMKVIDVQTGMVISSVKAEEEQRCFCWDGSSVLCGGQSGVLLLWDLLSNTVTQRIPAHSGAVTAMWMSELCSTVITGGEDRQIILWKLQS; encoded by the exons ATGGCTTTTTTAAAGACGCAAGAGCGAACTAAAGAAAG ATTTTCTCTCCTGTTGCTGGATTTGGAGGAATATTATTTTGAACAGCACACTGCATACCACATGACAACCAGTTCAAAAAAGGAAAG AAAAGTCAGAGGCTCATTCAAGGTCTGTTCCAGATCTGTCATATTTGATCCAGAGGATCTAGCAGAGCCAATTTTAAAg ATTCCTCTTCGAGACTGTAAGAAGATTGAGtttgtggagagagagaacaacccTTTCAATGA ACCGAGGCCATCTAGCATCTCTATTTTATGTGCACAG GTTATTTACATCAAAGAGAGCAACGTCATAGCACCTTACAGAAATGAAAGG GGGACAAAGAAAGTGACTTTTCAGTTGGAAGGTTGGAGTAAAACAGAAGATGTCGTTCAGACATTACTTCAG CTCCACAGGGCGTCCTGTCTGGAAAAGCTTGGAGACCAGACTGCAATG ATTGCAGCCAATTTACAATCCCGACTGGCGAGGTCATCTTTTGACAAAAATTG CTTTCAGAGTGTTGCTGAGAAGCCTCACATGGAGTGTGCGGTGGAGATGGTCATGCCTCTGGTGTCCAATCCGGGCCACGTCTGCATAACGGATGAAAGCCTCTACTTCCAGCCTCTCAATGGATATCCG GAACAGGTCATTCAAATCAAACTCCACAGTGTCAGGAGAATCTACAAAAGACGGCATGGACTCAGACCTCTG GGTCTCGAGGTGTTCTGTACTGAGAATGATTTCTGCTCCGACATCTACCTGAAGTTTTACAACACGGCTGACAGGGATGAAGTCTACTACTACATCGCTACTTTCCTGG AGAACCACGTGACGGAGCACACAGCAGAGAGTTACATGCTGCAGTGGCAGCGCGGCCATCTGAGCAACTACCAGTATCTTCTTCACCTCAACAACCTGGCTGACCGCAGCTGCAACGACCTCTCCCAGTATCCCGTCTTCCCCTGGGTCATCGCTGACTACACCAGCGCGCAGTTGG ATATGACCAACGCCGCCACATTCAGGGACCTGGGCAAACCTGTGGGAGCTCTAAACAAAGAGCGACTCGACCGACTGCTG GCTCGCTACAGAGGCATGCCTGATCCTCGCTTCATTTACGGCAGTCACTACTCCTCTCCAGGCTACGTCCTCTTCTACCTGGTCAGAGTGG CTCCAGAGCACATGCTGTGTCTCCAGAATGGCCGCTATGACCATGCAGATCGCATGTTTAATAG CATATGTGATACATGGAAAAACTGCTTAGAGGGGgcaactgacttcaaagag TTGACTCCAGAGTTTTATGGGAATGACTACAGCTtcctggaaaacaaacaaagtcttGAATTGGGCAGAAGGCAGAACGGAAGCTTAGTCGGCGAGGTTGTTCTCCCCCCGTGGGCTTCAG ACAGCAGTGATTTTCTACAAAAGCACAAGACAGCACTGGAGAGTCAGTATGTGTCGGAGCACCTTCATGAGTGGATTGACCTGGTGTTTGGCTTTAAACAGAGAGGCAGTGAAGCTGTCGCAGCCCATAATG TGTTTCACCCACTGACCTATGAAGGAGGCATCGACTGCGATAG CATCGAGGACCCTGACCAGAGAATCGCCATGCTGACACAGATCCTGGAGTTCGGCCAGACGCCCAAACAGCTGTTCACCATCCCTCACCCTCAGAGGATCACACCGAGGTTTCATAACATAACTCGAAGCCCCAGCAGCAACTCGCCAATCAGTGAACTGTCTCCAG CCTCTCAGAGTGAGGACTCATCCTTTGAAGACCTGACCGAGGAGAGCAGGAAGTTAGCCTGGGCGAACATGGGAAATCTGAAACCCATCTCCAGCCACAAGATCCATAAAGA GGCTGTGACGGGCATCGCTGTGACTCGAGATGGAGCAGCTATTTTCTCCACTTCCCAAG ACTcaacacttaaaatgttttccaaaGAGTTGACGGACTTCCAGAGAAGCATGTCCTTCTCTAACATG GCATTATCATCATGTCTGATGCTGGCAGATGGTAAAACCGTGGTGTGTTCTTCCTGGGACAACAATGT TTATTTCTACTCCATCCCGTACGGCAGGCGGCAGGACACTCTGATGGGTCATGATGATGCCGTCAGTCAAGTGTGTTGGTTTGATGACCGGCTGTACACAGCGTCCTGGGATTCCACCGTCAAG GTGTGGCAGTGCGTTTCTGATAGCTCATCCAGGAACAAGAGATCCCAGTTTCAGTTACTGGCCGAGTTGGAACATGACGCTGGG GTGAACACCATTGGTCTGAGTCCAGCGGGGACTCTGCTGGCGTCTGGCTGTAAAGACGGGACCGTCACCATCTGGGACACCAGCAGCTACGGGACACTGCAGCAAATCCACTGCCACACTGGGACCATCCACCACATGGCATTTAGTCCTG ATAGCCGACACATCCTCAGCGTTGGCGCCGACTCCTGTATGAAGGTGATTGACGTCCAGACGGGAATGGTGATCTCGTCTGTGAAagctgaggaggagcagag GTGTTTCTGCTGGGACGGGAGCTCAGTGCTGTGTGGGGGACAGTCTGGTGTCCTCCTGCTGTGGGACCTGCTCAGCAATACAGTCACCCAGAGGATCCCTGCACACTCAG GTGCTGTCACAGCTATGTGGATGAGTGAGCTGTGCTCCACGGTGATCACAGGCGGAGAGGACAGGCAGATTATCCTCTGGAAGCTCCAGAGTTAA